One Avibacterium avium genomic window carries:
- a CDS encoding extracellular solute-binding protein, with amino-acid sequence MKKFAGLFTAGMIAVTLTACNDKETKNADAKAPANDTVYLYTWTEYVPDGLLDEFTKETGIKVIVSSLESNETMYAKLKTQGEAGGYDVIAPSNYFVSKMAREGMLMPLDHSKLPVIKELNPDWLDKPYDKGNKYSLPQLLGAPGIAYNTNDYKGSDFTSWGDLWKPEFVGKVQLLDDAREVFNIALLKLGQDPNTQDPAIIKQAYEELLKLRPNVLSFNSDNPANSFISGEVNVGQLWNGSVRIAKKENAPLDMVFPKEGPVLWVDTLAIPATAKNPDGAHKLINYMLGAKTAAKLTEEIGYPTSNVEALKLLPDEITKDPAIYPTAEVLQNSYWQDDVGDAVQYYEEYYQKLKAAK; translated from the coding sequence ATGAAAAAATTTGCAGGTCTTTTCACAGCCGGAATGATCGCAGTTACTTTAACAGCTTGTAATGATAAAGAAACAAAGAATGCGGACGCTAAAGCACCAGCTAACGATACCGTATATCTTTACACTTGGACAGAATATGTTCCAGATGGTTTATTAGACGAATTTACCAAAGAAACTGGCATCAAAGTCATTGTTTCAAGCCTTGAATCTAACGAAACAATGTACGCGAAATTAAAAACACAAGGTGAAGCCGGCGGTTACGATGTTATCGCACCTTCAAACTACTTTGTGTCAAAAATGGCACGTGAAGGTATGTTAATGCCATTAGATCACAGCAAATTACCTGTTATCAAAGAATTAAACCCAGATTGGTTAGACAAACCTTACGATAAAGGCAATAAATATTCTTTACCACAATTATTAGGTGCACCGGGCATTGCCTATAACACCAATGATTACAAAGGTTCTGACTTCACCTCTTGGGGCGATTTATGGAAACCAGAATTTGTGGGTAAAGTACAACTTCTTGATGACGCACGCGAAGTTTTCAATATCGCATTGTTAAAACTAGGTCAAGATCCAAATACTCAAGATCCAGCGATCATCAAACAAGCTTACGAAGAGTTATTAAAATTACGTCCAAACGTACTTTCTTTCAACTCTGACAACCCAGCTAACTCATTCATCTCAGGTGAAGTGAACGTGGGTCAATTATGGAATGGTTCTGTGCGTATTGCAAAAAAAGAAAATGCGCCTTTAGATATGGTATTCCCGAAAGAAGGCCCTGTGCTTTGGGTTGATACCCTTGCTATTCCAGCAACCGCGAAAAACCCAGATGGTGCGCATAAACTTATCAACTATATGTTAGGTGCAAAAACCGCTGCAAAATTAACCGAAGAAATTGGCTACCCAACATCAAATGTTGAAGCATTAAAATTACTTCCAGATGAAATCACTAAAGATCCTGCCATCTACCCAACGGCTGAAGTGTTACAAAACAGCTACTGGCAAGATGATGTAGGCGATGCAGTTCAATACTATGAAGAGTATTACCAAAAATTAAAAGCAGCGAAATAA
- the potC gene encoding spermidine/putrescine ABC transporter permease PotC yields the protein MSRLLRNVFMLVVYAYLYIPIIILVTNSFNADRYGLSWKGFSWNWYERLFNNDTLIQAAFHSVTIAFFAATFSTILGGLTAIALYRYRFRGKQAVSGMLFIVMMSPDIVMAVSLLALFMIVGISLGFWSLLLAHITFCLPYVVVSVFSRLKGFDAKMLEAAKDLGASEVTILRKIILPLALPAIVSGWLLSFTISLDDVVVSSFVSGVSYEILPLKIFSLVKTGVTPEVNALATIMIIFSLALVVLSQVVAKKDK from the coding sequence ATGAGTCGTTTACTGCGTAATGTTTTTATGTTGGTGGTGTACGCTTATTTGTATATCCCAATTATCATTTTGGTGACCAATTCGTTTAATGCGGATCGTTACGGATTAAGCTGGAAAGGCTTTAGCTGGAATTGGTATGAGCGTTTATTTAACAACGATACCTTAATCCAAGCCGCATTTCACTCTGTAACTATCGCCTTTTTTGCGGCCACTTTTTCCACGATTTTGGGTGGCTTAACGGCGATCGCCTTATATCGCTATCGTTTCCGCGGTAAACAGGCGGTGAGCGGAATGTTGTTTATCGTAATGATGTCGCCGGATATTGTTATGGCAGTGTCTTTGCTTGCCTTATTTATGATCGTTGGTATCTCACTCGGATTTTGGTCATTGCTTTTAGCGCATATCACTTTCTGTCTGCCTTATGTGGTAGTAAGCGTGTTCTCTCGCTTGAAAGGATTTGATGCAAAAATGCTTGAAGCGGCGAAAGATCTAGGCGCAAGTGAAGTAACCATTTTACGTAAAATTATTTTACCATTAGCACTGCCTGCTATTGTTTCAGGCTGGTTATTAAGCTTTACTATCTCTCTTGATGATGTAGTGGTGTCTTCTTTCGTAAGTGGCGTAAGCTACGAAATTTTACCACTGAAAATTTTCTCATTGGTAAAAACAGGGGTAACGCCTGAAGTGAACGCCCTAGCCACCATTATGATTATTTTCTCTCTTGCTTTAGTGGTATTAAGCCAAGTTGTGGCGAAAAAAGATAAATAG
- the potB gene encoding spermidine/putrescine ABC transporter permease PotB: MKTANSGFQKITITTIFAWLIFFVLAPNLLVLAVSFLTRDSSDFYALPFTIENYTRLFEPLYAQVVWNSLYMSGIATIICLIIGYPFAFMISKIKEKYRPILLFLVVLPFWTNSLIRIYGMKIFLGVKGILNSTLLTLGIINEPIRILNTEAAVIIGLVYLLLPFMILPLYAAIEKLDYRLLEAAKDLGANSFQRFVKVIIPLTMPGIIAGCLLVLLPAMGMFYVADLLGGAKVLLVGNVIKSEFLISRNWPFGSAISIGLTILMALLIFVYYKASKLMNKKMELE, translated from the coding sequence ATGAAGACAGCTAATTCTGGATTTCAAAAAATCACCATTACCACCATTTTTGCGTGGTTAATTTTCTTTGTGCTTGCGCCAAACTTATTGGTGCTTGCGGTGAGTTTTTTAACCCGTGATAGCAGTGATTTTTATGCCTTACCATTTACCATTGAGAACTACACGCGTTTATTTGAACCGCTTTATGCGCAAGTGGTGTGGAATTCTCTTTATATGTCGGGCATTGCGACCATTATTTGTTTAATCATTGGCTACCCTTTTGCCTTTATGATTAGCAAAATTAAGGAAAAATATCGCCCGATTTTGCTCTTTTTAGTGGTATTGCCATTCTGGACGAACTCATTAATTCGTATTTACGGAATGAAAATTTTCCTTGGCGTAAAAGGGATTTTAAACAGTACCTTGCTTACCCTTGGCATTATTAATGAGCCAATTCGTATTCTTAATACAGAAGCAGCGGTAATTATTGGTTTAGTCTATCTATTATTACCATTTATGATTTTGCCATTGTATGCAGCTATCGAAAAATTGGATTACCGCTTGTTAGAAGCAGCGAAAGATTTAGGCGCAAACAGTTTCCAACGCTTTGTTAAAGTGATTATTCCACTCACAATGCCGGGCATTATTGCAGGCTGTTTATTAGTGTTATTACCTGCAATGGGAATGTTCTATGTGGCTGACTTGCTTGGTGGTGCGAAAGTCTTGCTTGTGGGTAACGTGATCAAGAGTGAATTCTTAATTTCGCGTAACTGGCCATTTGGTTCTGCAATTAGTATCGGTTTAACCATTTTAATGGCATTACTCATCTTTGTTTATTACAAAGCAAGCAAATTAATGAATAAGAAAATGGAGTTGGAATAA
- the potA gene encoding spermidine/putrescine ABC transporter ATP-binding protein PotA encodes MENSVQTKPIIELRSLTKSYGDKTIINGLNLTINNGEFLTILGPSGCGKTTVLRLIAGLEDPNGGKIILDGQDITDVPAERRFVNTVFQSYALFPHMTIFENVAFGLRMQKVPNAEIKPRVMEALRMVRLEEMADRKPNQLSGGQQQRIAIARAVVNKPKVLLLDESLSALDYKLRKEMQNELKALQRQLGITFIFVTHDQEEALTMSDRIIVMNKGNIEQDGTPREIYEEPKNLFVARFIGEINVFNAKVIERVSEKTVKANVEGRICEIYTDLPVQPDQHLKVLLRPEDIVIEELDENEQSKAIIGHVSDRNYKGMTLESSIILDHNNMKVLVSEFFNEDDPHIDHSVGQKVALTWHEGWEVVLDDEDS; translated from the coding sequence GTGGAAAATTCAGTTCAAACCAAGCCGATTATTGAGCTTCGTTCTTTAACCAAATCTTATGGCGACAAAACGATTATTAATGGTTTAAATCTTACCATTAACAATGGCGAATTTTTGACAATTTTAGGGCCTTCAGGCTGTGGTAAAACCACGGTTTTACGCTTAATCGCAGGGTTAGAAGATCCTAATGGTGGTAAAATTATTCTTGACGGTCAGGATATTACTGACGTCCCCGCAGAACGCCGTTTTGTTAATACCGTATTCCAAAGCTACGCACTGTTCCCACATATGACCATTTTTGAAAATGTGGCTTTCGGTTTGCGTATGCAGAAAGTGCCAAATGCGGAAATTAAACCGCGCGTAATGGAAGCCTTGCGTATGGTTCGTTTGGAAGAAATGGCGGATCGCAAGCCTAATCAGCTTTCTGGTGGTCAGCAACAACGTATTGCCATTGCAAGAGCGGTAGTAAATAAACCAAAAGTGTTGTTACTAGACGAATCGCTTTCTGCATTGGATTATAAATTGCGTAAAGAAATGCAAAATGAACTGAAAGCCTTGCAACGTCAATTAGGCATTACCTTTATTTTCGTTACTCACGATCAAGAAGAAGCCTTAACAATGTCTGATCGTATTATCGTGATGAACAAAGGTAATATTGAGCAAGATGGTACACCACGGGAAATTTACGAAGAGCCGAAGAATTTATTCGTGGCTCGTTTCATTGGCGAAATTAATGTTTTCAACGCCAAAGTAATTGAGCGCGTGAGCGAAAAAACCGTAAAAGCCAACGTGGAAGGCCGTATTTGTGAGATCTATACGGATTTACCGGTTCAACCTGATCAGCATTTGAAAGTGCTTTTACGCCCTGAAGATATTGTGATTGAAGAATTAGACGAAAACGAACAATCCAAAGCCATTATCGGACACGTTTCTGATCGTAACTATAAAGGTATGACGTTAGAATCTAGCATTATTCTTGATCATAACAATATGAAAGTGTTAGTTAGCGAATTCTTCAATGAAGATGATCCGCACATTGATCACTCCGTAGGACAAAAAGTTGCCCTAACTTGGCACGAAGGCTGGGAGGTTGTGTTAGACGATGAAGACAGCTAA